A single window of Kwoniella bestiolae CBS 10118 chromosome 4, complete sequence DNA harbors:
- a CDS encoding protein PNS1, with amino-acid sequence MSAQQFYQGGNDNAYDQRGYQNNYNQQYAQQNQGYNQGGYPQAPQQSYQPPSGPPQGQYAPQQQAQNQYGMKPSQPYAPPQGPPQGQNYGNDNSYHPESGAPPAYVDTAPFSQANEKTGQRLNPKKRLNDPIFLVLFLASLAGFAVVSGIAIKSFIDVGGLGGGVGSGTGRTGSSVTLDYHTVYLLLIVCALGLALAAVYLAMVRAFTRIIIEVTLALTVILNIGICVYYFIIKYWSGAIIFLVIALLSVFFYWSMRKRIPLAKLLLQVTIDITKHHPSVYFVVLIGLIVQSALSVWYTFTCIAIYVKWTPGSATCTGTSCSSGKVAGLVFYSTFAYLWTSQVVGNVILCTLAGGVFGGWYYYGPRVPTGGLPKRATLSAFIRASTLSLGSIAFGSLIVTILELIRLILQAIQQYEAGQGDTIGAIVACCASCCVGCIEGMIAWFNKYAYIEISLYGKSYIPAAKDTWALLKDRGIDALVNDSLVGTALMWGAYINGFLCAVFGYFYLRFTNPAYNADGQYSAPIILFSFLIGISEGQVINSAIDAGVSTIFVGLGEDPMVLAERSPALFEMIRQTYPRVVEGVPRR; translated from the exons ATGAGCGCTCAACAGTTCTACCAAGGTGGGAACGACAACGCCTACGATCAAAGGGGATATCAAAACAACTACAACCAGCAATATGCCCAGCAGAATCAGGGTTATAACCAGGGAGGATATCCTCAAGCACCACAACAATCCTATCAACCTCCCTCAGGACCTCCTCAAGGTCAATATGCCCCTCAACAACAAGCCCAAAACCAGTACGGTATGAAACCCTCTCAGCCCTATGCTCCTCCCCAAGGACCACCCCAAGGGCAGAACTACGGTAATGATAATTCGTATCATCCCGAATCGGGCGCACCACCCGCATATGTCGACACTGCCCCTTTCTCCCAGGCGAACGAAAAGACCGGACAGCGATTGAATCCTAAAAAGAGGTTGAACGACCCAATCTTTTTGGTGCTTTTCTTAGCTTCATTGGCTGGATTTGCGGTCGTTTCTGGTATTGCCATTAAGAGTTTTATTGATGTTGGTGGACTTGGAGGTGGGGTTGGGAGTGGGACTGGTAGGACGGGGTCGAGTGTCACGCTTGATTA CCACACGGTGTATCTGCTCCTCATCGTCTGTGCATTGGGTCTGGCACTCGCTGCTGTCTACCTAGCT ATGGTTCGTGCATTCACCagaatcatcatcgaagtGACATTAGCCTTGACGGTCATACTCAACATCGGTATCTGTGTtt ACTACTTCATCATTAAAT ACTGGTCAGGAGcaatcatcttcttggtCATTGCTCTATTATCTGTATTCTTCTACTGGTCAATGAGAAAAAG AATTCCCCTCGCCAAACTCCTTTTACAGGTCACCATCGACATCACCAAACACCACCCATCGGTCTATTTCGTAGTCCTGATAGGTCTCATCGTCCAATCTGCTCTGTCTGTTTGGTACACCTTCACCTGTATTGCAATTTACGTCAAGTGGACACCTGGAAGTGCCA CTTGTACCGGCACCAGCTGTTCGTCAGGTAAAGTCGCTGGATTGGTCTTCTACTCTACCTTTGCGTATCTCTGGACCTCTCAGGTGGTTGGAAATGTCATTCTCTGTACACTTGCGGGGGGTGtctttggag GCTGGTACTACTATGGTCCTCGAGTTCCCACCGGTGGACTACCCAAACGAGCTACtctatcagctttcatccGTGCCTCTACTTTATCCCTCGGATCAATCGCATTCGGTTCATTGATCGTTACCATCCTCGAATTGATCAGATTGATCTTACAAGCTATTCAGCAGTATGAAGCTGGGCAGGGTGACACCATAGGAGCAATTGTTGCTTGTTGT GCCTCATGCTGTGTAGGCTGTATCGAAGGGATGATCGCGTGGTTCAACAAATACGCTTACATTGAGATTTCCTTGTACGGTAAATCGTACATTCCAGCTGCTAAGGATACTTGGGCTTTACTCAAAGATAGAGGAATTGACGCTTTGGTCAATGATTCGCTCGTCGGTACCG CATTGATGTGGGGAGCATACATCAATGGGTTCTTATGCGCTGTTTTCGGTTACTTTTACTTGAGAT TCACTAACCCAGCTTATAATGCCGATGGACAATATTCTGC ACCAATCATCTTGTTCTCCTTCCTGATTGGTATCAGTGAGGGACAAGTCATCAACAGTGCTATC GACGCCGGTGTATCTACCATCTTCGTAGGATTGGGTGAAGATCCAAT GGTCCTCGCCGAACGAAGCCCAGCTTTGTTCGAAATGATCAGACAGACTTACCCTAGAGTCGTGGAGGGCGTTCCCAGGAGGTAG
- a CDS encoding histone H3-like centromeric protein CSE4, producing the protein MARTVSDPTGGGGRPSNASTSAGGRQSIGEPRRMKNTARKSTGGKAPRRSGPYNPAPGRNAPGYPRPSMADSEGGGQRAKRRYRPGTKALKEIRQYQKSTDLLIAKLPFSRVVREVALDLSSNEAGDLRWQSSAIMALQEAAEAFLVHLFEDANLCAIHAKRVTIMQKDIQLARRIRGQWHGLG; encoded by the exons ATGGCACGAACAGTATCAGATCCGAcgggagggggaggacgTCCGTCAAACGCTTCTACTTCTGCTGGCGGACGTCAGAGTATAGGCGagccgaggaggatgaagaataCCGCTAGGAAAAGTACGGGTGGAAAGGCGCCGAGGAGATCTGGAC CATACAACCCCGCTCCAGGACGGAATGCTCCTGGATACCCTCGACCGTCCATGGCTGATTCAGAAGGTGGTGGACAGCGGGCCAAGAGACGTTATAGACCTGGTACCAAGGCTTTGAAGGAGATAAGGCAGTATCAGAAATCTACGGATCTGTTGATTGCCAAATTGCCTTTTTCGAGGGTT GTCCGAGAAGTAGCGTTAGACTTATCATCAAACGAAGCTGGAGATCTTCGTTGGCAGAGCTCAGCAATTATGGCTCTGCAGGAAGCTGCCGAAGCGTTCTTGGTACATTTATTTGAAGATGC AAACCTATGTGCCATCCACGCCAAGAGGGTGACGATAATGCAGAAAGATATCCAGCTGGCTCGACGTATACGTGGACAATGGCATGGGCTGGGCTGA
- a CDS encoding S-adenosylmethionine decarboxylase proenzyme has protein sequence MTLSLETPQEVLTSPGPFEGPEKLLEVWFAPSVDQLPESSPYSSSSSQRTYRLRENTEGELKPLKGLRKVPKEVWEEMLDIVKCKVLSVVEGEEIDAYLLSESSLFVSPHLIILKTCGTTLNLLGLYRIIEIAKEWCGFTNVWRCFYSRKSFFFPERQQGPHKDWGDEVRFLDTVFGTAGAAYTVGPMNRDHWLLYLTSPNTVPSLPSSSSPSSPSSSLTLPAPSSTTQLHSDSPSFQPTKYQDTTLEILMTHLAPQARSQFFNDDSQGTLKSGLELGKDISAKLGIDQLFSKEETTLDSFGFDPCGYSANAVIGSGMPDSTSNPGGYFTIHVTPEDGWSYASFECNVPLPIDGSCQDQDQGNIARRPELQELIRKVVGIFQPSRLSITLFVSTPATSIENQDEEGDKQTETEQRAWKSFGTDLLGREFVRKDRIGYEFDGYDLVFACFEKRGWVEPRNGMTIGDHNGDV, from the exons ATGACACTCTCACTCGAAACTCCCCAGGAAGTCCTCACTTCCCCAGGCCCATTTGAAGGTCCCGAAAAGTTACTCGAAGTATGGTTCGCGCCCTCTGTCGATCAGTTGCCTGAATCCTCCCcttattcctcttcttcttctcagaGGACCTACCGACTCAGAGAGAATACCGAGGGAGAATTGAAGCCTTTGAAGGGGCTTAGGAAAGTGCCCAAGGAGGTTTGGGAGGAGATGTTGGATATTGTCAAGTGCAAGGTATTGAGTgtggttgagggggaggagattgatgcgTACTTGTTATC CGAATCGTCCCTTTTCGTCTCTCCCcatcttatcatcctcaaaacaTGCGGCACCACCTTGAACTTGCTGGGACTGTACAGGATAATTGAAATTGCCAAAGAATGGTGTGGTTTCACCAACGTCTGGAGATGTTTTTACAGTAGGAAgagtttcttcttccctgaGAGACAGCAGGGTCCGCACAAAGATTGGGGGGATGAAGTTAGGTTTTTGGATACTGtttttg GCACCGCCGGAGCAGCCTACACTGTCGGCCCAATGAACCGGGACCACTGGCTCCTCTACCTCACTTCACCCAATACCgtcccctctctcccttcctcctcatccccatcctcaccgtcgtcatcactcacccttccagCTCCTTCATCCACTACCCAATTACACTCCGACAGCCCATCGTTCCAACCAACCAAATACCAAGACACGACCCTCGAAATCCTCATGACCCACCTCGCCCCCCAGGCCCGATCCCAATTCTTCAACGACGATTCCCAGGGCACTCTGAAATCAGGCTTGGAACTGGGTAAAGACATCTCCGCAAAATTGGGGATAGACCAGCTGTTCTCAAAGGAAGAAACTACCTTGGATTCTTTCGGATTCGACCCATGCGGATACTCTGCCAATGCTGTGATAGGCAGTGGGATGCCTGATTCGACATCAAACCCTGGAGGATACTTTACGATCCATGTTACTCCCGAGGATGGATGGTCTTATGCGAGTTTCGAATGTAATGTCCCTTTACCCATCGATGGTTCCTGTcaggaccaggaccaggGGAATATAGCTAGACGACCGGAATTGCAGGAACTGATAAGGAAGGTGGTGGgcatcttccaaccttccagATTATCTATCACGCTCTTCGTATCTACTCCTGCTACCTCCATTGAAAACCaggacgaggaaggggaCAAGCAGACAGAGACGGAGCAGAGAGCTTGGAAATCGTTCGGTACGGATCTACTGGGCAGGGAGTTCGTAaggaaagataggatagGGTACGAgtttgatgggtatgatTTGGTATTTGCCTGTTTtgagaagaggggttgggtggagccgaggaatgggatgacTATAGGGGATCATAATGGGgatgtgtga
- a CDS encoding methionine-tRNA ligase — translation MRRHIPRLLSSFRPKASPNVRPPILAHSSIRCTSTSTSSADPSSSKIPSLFTPAGEPSSAKPFYLTTPIFYVNAAPHIGHLHTLLLTDVLARFSRLRHPDRKVIFATGTDEHGMKIQQAAKARGVGEQEFCDEVSERFRDLAKLANASHTDFIRTTEERHQTAVEHFWQRLVDRGDIYKGTHSGWYSISDESFYAASQVAKREDGVMIALESGNEVIWEEETNWKFKLTAYKGFLTEWLSNPESVHPPSVRQHLLSQIHNLEDLSVSRPKSRVKWGIPVPNDPDQSIYVWVDALINYLTVTGYPAQTDGWPADVQVVGKDITKFHAIHWPALLASASLPPPRRILAHAHWTMGKLKMSKSKGNVVDPIQAMRDWSVDGVRWYLMRVGGSLADDADYAPDQVEVHYRILADQFGNLLSRISGTKMLKKATRNLDLVSSGSQDRDEELDRLLGGLRDEFESKMEVYGVSGACQSVMDVIAATNKLFTDLKPWSAEDGTKAIIYAYHSLRISSILLQPIIPSKSVEALDRLGVPSDERLWKDAVWPQIEQIGTTEVVERLKKGSKEWKGKGHLFPLPDRGRDSLSE, via the exons ATGCGTCGACATATACCCCGTTTACTATCCTCCTTCCGACCGAAAGCATCACCCAATGTTCGGCCACCTATACTGGCTCACAGCAGTATACGCTGCACATCTACCTCTACTTCCAGCGCAgacccctcatcatctaaGATACCTTCACTATTCACTCCAGCGGGAGAACCGTCATCCGCCAAACCCTTCTATCTCACCACACCCATCTTCTACGTCAATGCAG CCCCTCATATAGGAcacctccataccctcctgCTCACCGATGTCCTCGCTCGATTCTCACGACTCAGACATCCAGATAGGAAAGTGATCTTCGCGACGGGGACGGACGAACATGGAATGAAGATTCAGCAGGCTGCTAAGGCGAGGGGAGTGGGTGAACAGGAGTTCTGTGATGAGGTGTCTGAGAGGTTTCGG GATCTAGCTAAATTGGCGAATGCGTCGCATACCGATTTCATAAGGACAACAGAGGAGAGACACCAAACAGCTGTTGAGCATTTTTGG CAAAGACTGGTCGACCGAGGAGATATCTACAAAGGCACCCATTCAGGATGGTACTCCATCTCTGACGAGTCATTCTACGCAGCATCCCAAGTGGCCAAGCGGGAGGATGGGGTGATGATAGCTTTGGAAAGTGGGAATGAAGTGAtatgggaggaagagacgaaTTGGAAATTCAAGTTGACGGCTTATAAGGGATTTTTGACTGAATGGTTATCGAATCCTGAGT CCGTACATCCTCCATCAGTCCGCCAGCATCTTCTATCCCAGATACATAACCTCGAAGACTTGTCCGTCTCAAGACCCAAATCAAGGGTGAAGTGGGGTATACCGGTACCCAATGATCCTGATCAGTCGATATACGTCTGGGTAGATGCTTTGATAAATTACTTGACTGTTACTGGATATCCAGCTCAGACGGATGGCTGGCCTGCTGATGTACAGGTCGTGGGGAAAGATATCACAAA ATTCCACGCAATCCACTGGCCAGCTCTACTAGCCTCTgcatcccttcctccacctcgtaGAATACTAGCACACGCACATTGGACGATGGGTAAATTGAAGATGTCAAAATCGAAAGGAAACGTTGTAGACCCCATACAGGcgatgagggattggagtGTAGATGGGGTGAGATGGTATCTTATGAGAGTTGGAGGTAGTCTGGCAGACGATGCTG ATTACGCACCAGATCAGGTGGAAGTGCATTACAGGATTTTGGCGGATCAGTTCGGTAATTTACTATCTCGTATATCGGGTAcaaagatgttgaagaaaGCTACCAGAAACTTGGACTTGGTCTCATCTGGCTCGCAGGATAGAGACGAGGAGTTGGATAGGCTATtaggtgggttgagggatgagtTTGAGAGTAAGATGGAAGTGTATGGGGTCAGCGGGGCTTGCCAGAGCGTTATGGATGTGATAGCGGCT ACAAACAAACTATTTACAGACCTGAAACCATGGTCTGCAGAGGACGGTACCAAAGCGATAATATACGCTTATCATTCTCTACGAATCTCTTCAATCTTACTTCAACCTATAATACCTTCGAAATCTGTCGAAGCCTTAGATAGACTTGGTGTGCCCTCAGACGAAAGATTATGGAAAGATGCGGTATGGCCTCAGATAGAACAGATAGGTACGACAGAGGTTGTTGAGCggttgaagaagggaagtaaggagtggaaggggaagggtcATTTGTTCCCTTTGCCTGATAGAGGGAGAGATAGTTTGTCGGAATGA
- a CDS encoding prohibitin-2 yields MNRSGGEAFAKLAQQLNRARMQASGGGGRGAGGGGQFPGGPKGFLAGGGAIGVLLAGGIALNYSIFNVDGGHRAIKYSRVQGIRPDIYPEGTHLVLPWFESPIIYDVRAKPRNIASLTGTKDLQMVNITCRVLSRPSVNDLPTIYRELGTDYDERVLPSIVNEVLKSVVAQFNASQLITQREMVSRLVRENLTRRARRFNLILDDVSITHVAFSPEFTHAVEAKQVAQQIAQRAAFLVDQAIQEKQSIIVRAQGEARSAELIGEAVRTNKGFLQLRRLEAAREIAGTLAQSGNRVMLDAKSLLLNVADEDVINSSAKK; encoded by the exons ATGAACagatcaggaggagaagcatTCGCCAAGCTCGCCCAACAGCTCAACAGGGCAAGGATGCAAGCCAGCGGCGGTGGTGGGAGGGGcgcaggaggtggtgggcAATTCCCAGGTGGACCCAAGGGGTTCTTAGCTGGAGGTGGGGCTATTGGAGTATTGTTGGCTGGTGGTATCGCTTTGAATTATAGTATTTTCAATG TCGATGGTGGTCATCGTGCGATCAAGTATTCTAGAGTACAGGGTATACGACCTGATATCTATCCTGAAGGTACTCATCTGGTG CTACCATGGTTCGAATCTCCCATCATTTACGATGTTAGAGCCAAGCCCAGGAATATCGCTTCTTTGACCGGTACCAAGGATTTACAGATG GTAAACATCACATGCAGAGTGTTATCCAGACCATCAGTCAACGATCTTCCCACCAT CTACCGAGAACTAGGAACAGACTACGACGAGCGAGTCCTCCCCTCAATCGTCAACGAAGTCCTCAAATCCGTAGTCGCGCAATTCAATGCCTCTCAACTAATCACCCAACGAGAGATGGTCTCGAGACTCGTTCGAGAGAATTTGACAAGAAGAGCAAGGAGGTTCAACCTCATCCTTGACGACGTCTCCATTACGCACGTGGCGTTCTCACCCGAATTCACCCATGCAGTAGAGGCCAAGCAGGTCGCTCAGCAGATCGCTCAACGAGCTGCATTCTTGGTCGACCAGGCTATCCAGGAGAAACAATCTATCATTGTTCGAGCGCAGGGTGAGGCCCGATCGGCCGAGTTGATTGGTGAGGCTGTTAGGACGAACAAGGGATTCTTGCAGCTTAGAAGACTTGAGGCTGCTAGGGAGATTGCGGGGACTTTGGCACAGAGTGGGAATAGGGTTATGTTGGATGCTAAGAGCTTGTTGTTgaatg TGGCCGATGAGGACGTCATCAATTCTTCCGCAAAGAAATAA